The Papio anubis isolate 15944 chromosome 1, Panubis1.0, whole genome shotgun sequence genome window below encodes:
- the PRR9 gene encoding proline-rich protein 9, with the protein MSFSEQQCKQPCVPPPCLQKTQEQCQGKAEEVCLPTCQHPCQDKCLVQAQEVCLSQCQELSQEKCPQQGQDPCLPPCQDQCPPQCAEPCQELFQTKCVEVCPQKVQEKCSSPGKGK; encoded by the coding sequence ATGTCCTTCAGTGAGCAGCAGTGCAAGCAGCCATGTGTGCCCCCTCCATGCCTCCAAAAGACCCAGGagcagtgccagggaaaggctgAGGAGGTGTGCCTCCCCACGTGCCAGCACCCCTGCCAAGATAAGTGTCTAGTGCAAGCCCAGGAGGTATGTCTTTCTCAGTGCCAGGAATTAAGTCAAGAAAAATGCCCACAGCAAGGCCAAGATCCATGCCTACCTCCATGCCAAGATCAATGTCCACCTCAGTGTGCAGAGCCATGCCAGGAGCTATTCCAGACAAAATGTGTGGAGGTTTGCCCACAGAAAGTCCAGGAGAAGTGCTCATCCCCTGGCAAGGGGAAGTAG
- the LORICRIN gene encoding loricrin: protein MSYQKKQPTPQPPVGCVKTSGGGSGGGGSGGGGCGFFSGGGSSGSGCGYSGGGGYSSGGSGCGGGSSGGGGGTGGCGGGSGGNVKYSGGGGSSGGGSGCFSSGGGGSGCFSSGGGGSGCGGVSSGGGSGCFSSGGGGSSGGGSGCFSGGGGSSGQAVQCQSYGGVSSGVSSGGSSSGGSGCFSSGGGGGSGCGGGGYSGGGSGCGGGSSGGGSSGYVSSQQVTQTSCAPQPSYGGGSSGGGGGGSGCFSSGAGGGGSGCGGGSSGVGSGCVIGGGGSVCGGGSSGGGGSSSCGGGSSVGGSGSGKGVPVCHQTQQKQAPTWPSK from the coding sequence ATGTCTTATCAGAAAAAGCAgcccaccccccagcccccagTGGGCTGCGTGAAGACCTCTGGCGGCGGTAGCGGAGGCGGAGGCAGCGGCGGTGGCGGCTGCGGCTTCTTCAGCGGTGGCGGCAGCAGCGGTTCTGGCTGCGGCTACTCCGGAGGCGGTGGCTACTCTAGCGGCGGCTCCGGCTGTGGCGGGGGCTCCTCCGGGGGCGGCGGCGGCACTGGAGGCTGCGGAGGCGGCTCCGGTGGGAACGTCAAGTACTCCGGGGGCGGTGGCTCCTCCGGGGGCGGCTCCGGCTGTTTCTCCAGCGGTGGGGGAGGTTCCGGCTGCTTCTCCTCCGGTGGCGGCGGCTCCGGCTGCGGCGGCGTCTCCTCCGGGGGCGGCTCTGGCTGCTTCTCCAGCGGTGGGGGTGGCTCCTCCGGGGGAGGCTCCGGCTGCTTCTCCGGCGGCGGCGGCTCCTCGGGTCAGGCTGTCCAGTGCCAGAGCTACGGAGGCGTCTCCAGCGGCGTCTCTAGCGGCGGCTCCTCCAGCGGCGGCTCCGGCTGCTTCTCCAGCGGCGGGGGCGGCGGCTccggctgcggcggcggcggctacTCCGGCGGCGGCTCCGGCTGCGGCGGAGGCTCCTCTGGCGGCGGCAGCTCCGGCTACGTCTCCTCGCAGCAGGTCACCCAGACCTCGTGCGCGCCCCAGCCGAGTTACGGAGGGGGATCgtccggcggcggcggcggcggcagtggCTGCTTCTCCAGCGGCGCGGGCGGCGGGGGCTCCGGCTGCGGCGGCGGCTCCTCCGGGGTTGGCAGCGGCTGCGTCATCGGTGGCGGGGGCTCCGTCTGCGGAGGTGGCTCCTCTGGGGGCGGCGGCAGCTCCAGCTGTGGCGGTGGCTCCTCCGTGGGGGGCTCAGGGAGTGGCAAGGGCGTCCCGGTCTGCCACCAGACCCAGCAGAAGCAGGCGCCTACCTGGCCATCCAAATAG